The nucleotide window ATAAATTATAGATGTCATCTGAATTATTAGAAGAGACCATAAGCAGAGTATCAAAGTTTGCTTCAATTTTTGGAATATCAAAATCGGAATTAAAAGTTTATTCATATCTCTTAATATATGGACGAGCAACTGCGAGAGAAGTCTCAAACAAGTTAAGCTTACCATACACTAAAGTATATAATGTCCTATCTAAACTAGAGGGAAGAGGGTGGGTTATAAAAATAGATAAGAGACCCGCAGTGTACGAGGCAATTCCTTTAAGAGATGTTTGGAATAAGATTAAAATTACTTTTCAAGAAAAATTGGACGAATTTGAAAAACAATTTATCGAGCCGATATCTAGTATTTTCTCCTCAAATATGGCATATAATATAGTTGTTATACCAAGAGATAATATTATGGATAATGCACTAAGACTACTCAAGGACTACAGCAAGATGTATTTAGTTGCAATATCCTATCAAGAGTTCGTAAGAAGCGATATTATAGATATATTAAGGGCTAATTCGCTTAAAGCAGAGACTAAAATAATAGTCGACAAAAGCGTTAATTTACCAGATATCTCATCAGCTCAAGTTAAGAGAGCTCAATCGCTATTTGGCAGTGGTATAATCACATCTGACTCAATTCTCCTAGTCATAAAGAATAATGATATATTAACTGGTCTATTTTCAAATCATAAATATCTAATAGACATCGGCACAGTATATTTTAATCACTTATGGTCTACATTACCGGGATAACTCTTATAAATGTTATAAAATTAACTATGCTATTTGAGTTTCTATGAAAATAATAACGGTAAAACTACCAGAGCAGTTTCTGGAAGCAATAGACGAATTAGTTAATACGGGTAGATATGGTTCTAGAAGTGAAGTCATAAGAGCAGCAATAGGGGATTTTATACGGAAAGAACTATGGATAACTACAGAAGAGTAGATGATGAAGGCTGGTATTTTTGATAAAGTGAAATAAGACACCAAAGCTGAACCTTTTTTGTCAAGTAGAAAGATACTTAACTAACTATTTTTCCTATTATATGATGCCATTAAACGAAGGAGATCCGGTAGTAATTTGGATAGATCCAAAAAGAGTATATATTTCCAAACTGGAAAGAGGCAAAAGGCTTGATACTGATAAGGGAGTAGTATTTTACGACAATTTAATAGGTCTTGAATATGGTACCTCACTAACCTTGAAAACTGGTGTTAAAGCCTACTTACTAAAACCTACTATCCAAGATCTCTACTCCAAAGGGTTAAAGAGACCCTCACAAGTTCTATATCCTAAAGATATAGGATACATTTTAACTACCCTTTCACTAAATCAAGTAAAGACAGTTATCGAAGCTGGAACTGGTTCTGGATTTCTTACAATCTCCTTAGCTTTAAGTTTAAGTGAGAACGCTAAGATCTATACTTATGATATAAGAGAAGATATGCAAAAAGTAGCTAAATTTAACGCAAATGTGTTGGGTGTTCAAGATAGGATAGTATTCAAATTGAAGGATATAAGGGAAGGTATAGACGAGAAGGAGGTAGACGCAATTTTTCTAGATATGCCCGATCCATGGAACGCCATACCAAAGCTTTATGAGTCTCTGAAACCTTCGTCCACCATAATTATATTTGTTCCTACAGTAAATCAAATAGAGAAAACATACTTCGCAATGAAGAATTCTGGAATTATAGATATTCATGTAGAGGAACTTATCTTGAGGGAGTATCAAGTTAAAGAGAACGCTATAAGGCCTAGAAATATAGGTATCATGCATACGGGTTTTATTATTAGGGGAAGAAAATCAATATAAGGTACTGTTATTGGAGTATATTTGATGAGTGAAGTTAAGTTTAACGCATATTCTAAAGCGATAATGGAGTTTGAGGATGAAATAAAGAGAATAAAGAAAGAGATAGCAGATGATAGTAAAAGATTAATCACCCTTTCGGATTCTTATCTTTCTGAGTTAAGGGCAACTGCTGAGAAATCATTAGGAGATGTTCAGAAATTATTGAACGATGAGAAAAAAAGGCAGTTAGATGAGATAAGAAATAAATATATTTCAGAACGAGAAAAACAATTAGAGGAGATAAGAAAAGAGGCTGAGAAGAATATCGATAAGGTTGTAAATGAGGTTATAAGGCAACTATTAGGTGTCTTTAAATGAGTTATGCGATCTATTCTTTTATACATTCAATTTCCAGAACGCAAAAGGTTTCATTATTAACAAAAGGTTTAGTTAATGAATTAATAAGTAGTGAAAGTTGGAATAATGTTGCCTCTCTGCTTAAAGAAAGGGGAATAATTGAGGAACAACCAGCTAGTTTAGAAGATTTTGAATACATGCTCAAGTCTAGATCTCTTACACTATTAGAAAAGATAAGGAATTACTTTTCAATTTTTAGAGTAACCTATAATATAGTTGACCTATATATTTATATGATATCTCTAGACGAATTGAAAAACATAATAGTTAGTATAGTTAACGGCACTGGTAATGGAAATAGTAATAAAATAAGATTTTTTAGAAAGTACTTTGATCAAATACCATCTTCACTTGAGGAATTAATGAATAGTTTTAAGGGAAATGTATACGCTAATGCACTTTCATACGCCATTAAGGATGGACAGGGAAAAAATATATCCTATCTTCTATCGCTACTTGATATCTATTTCATAAAGAAACTATCAGAGATTATAGAAGGTTTCAAGGGAGATTGGAAAAGCCTTGCTGAAAATATAATATGTTATTATAAAGATTACTATTCAATATCATTGGCAATTAAACATAAAACAGTAGAGAATACTGTTTGTAAAATCGGTACCGAGATACTTAAAGATCTCTCTTCTTCCACAAGTGATGCTGAAACACTTGATATTTTAAGACGAACTCAATACTCAAAGCTACTTAACGTAAATAGCACTTATGGGGCGCTCGCTAGCATGTATAGAATAGCGAGAATCAACGCCAGGAAGAACTCAGAGCTAGTATTTATGAGTTCTCCATTTAACCCTGCCTTAGCATTAGCATTAGCAGAACTAATACGTCTTGATACGGAAGATATAATAAGTATAGCGAATGCGAAAAGCCTACGATTAAAGGAAGAAGAAATTAAGAATATGCTATCCTTCGAGATCATATAATATTTTCTCGTCCACTATATATTCGTCATCTTCTTTTATTATGGTCGATTCAGGTATCTGTGGGGGATTTGGCATATTTTCTATTGGTTTAGTTTTACCTAAATATATCCATTTCAATTTGCCCCCAATTTTCTCTAATTTGTACCAATATTTCCCAATATAGATATATCTTTTACCATTTTTATATACAATATGATAAGGTTTTAGATAGACACCATATTCCTTTATCTTCGTATTATATTCGTAGACCATTACTTTAAGTTTGTCAATAATCATATCGAATTGCTTTTCGTTTACCTTAACTCTCATAACTATCATCTTTATTTTTATTATTTAAAATGCAATGATAATAATGGTCGATATTACATGCTCTACAGACGCATAGGTGATACTAACATTACGGTATCTGAAATAGGTATAGGGGTATGGAGTTTGGTTACCGATTGGTGGGGAGCTGATACAAATAAGGCGGAGGATATAATAAGAAGGGCGTATGAAGTCGGAATTAATTTTTACGACACCGCGGACACCTATGGAGAGGGTAAGGGCGAGGAAATTATTGCAAAAGTTTTAGAGACTAAGAGAGATAATATAGTAATATTAACTAAAATAGGATATGACTTTTATCATAAAGAGGGAGGTAAGATACGACAAAGATTTGATATACCATATCTTGAATTTGCTTTAAAGAGATCCCTAGAAAGATTAAGAACAGACTATATTGACATACTTATGATTCACAATCCTAAGATGAATGCTATCAAAAATCTAGAGATCCTATCTTTTCTTAGATCGTTAAAGAAAGATGGAATAATAAGAATGTATGGTGTCGCATTAGGCCCAACATTGGGTTGGGAAGAGGAGGGAATTGAGGCCATAAATATGGGTTACGAAAGTCTCGAGTATATATATAATATCATTGAGCAAAGACCAGGGAACAAGTTCCTAAAGTACGAGAAAGTAGGCCATATAATAAGGGTGCCGCATGCTTCTGACGTTCTAAATGAGGACAAATGGCCACTAATTTCTGATCCTAAGCTTCATAGGTCGTTAAAGGATATTAAATGGCTAAATGAAGGAATCAAGAGAAGCTTAAAATTAAAGGAATTTGCAAGTTCTAAAGGAATGACGTTATCTGATCTAGCACTGAAGTTTATCCTCTCTAATAAGAACGTATCCACAGTGATTCCTAATATAACTTCCATAAATGAATTGGAGAAATATGTAAAAGTTGAGAATTTGTCAATTCTTACTGAAGATGATTTAAAATATATTGGAGAATACTATAGGAAATATTATGAAGATCTAAATGAGGATAGTATAAAAGAAACTTTAAGGTATAAGTAGGTTATTTTATTAATTACTACTTATATATTTATTCTTTTTCAGTATAACTCTCTAAGAATTCTGCAAATTTAGCAAAAGCCCTTGCCCTATGAGAGTACCTATTTTTCTCCTCTAATGACATCTCTGCGAAAGTTCTCTTTTCTCCTTCAGGTATAAATATAGGGTCAAATCCGAAACCTAAATTACCTCTAATCTCTTCAGAAATAGCTCCCTTTACGATCCCAATAAATGTTTTAATTATTTTTCCGTCAGTAAACGTTAGTGCAGTCATAAAATAGGCAGACCTATCTTTTATTCCTTCGAGCAATTTTAGTATACCTTTAAGCCCTATTGTATTCTTAACAAAATTAGTATAGGGACCAGGGAAATTCTGTAATGCTTGCACGAATAATCCGCTATCATCTACTATTAATGGCCTCCTAAATATCAAATATGCCAAATTTGCTGCAGTTCTAGATATTTCTTCTAAGTCATCACTTTGTATTTCTATTTTCTCTCCTCTCAGATGCTCTAACTCTATATTAAAATTCTTTGCAATTTCCTTCAGCTCTATAAATTTATTTTCATTATTCGTTAATACTCCTATTTTTACGCCTCTCCTCAACATATCTACCTCTCATCCTAATATCCTTTACTAGTTCTAATATCTCATCAGTCTTTCTTCCCATGATTTTTCTGTAACCCTCTATAAATGCATCGTATATTATATC belongs to Saccharolobus solfataricus and includes:
- a CDS encoding TrmB family transcriptional regulator is translated as MSSELLEETISRVSKFASIFGISKSELKVYSYLLIYGRATAREVSNKLSLPYTKVYNVLSKLEGRGWVIKIDKRPAVYEAIPLRDVWNKIKITFQEKLDEFEKQFIEPISSIFSSNMAYNIVVIPRDNIMDNALRLLKDYSKMYLVAISYQEFVRSDIIDILRANSLKAETKIIVDKSVNLPDISSAQVKRAQSLFGSGIITSDSILLVIKNNDILTGLFSNHKYLIDIGTVYFNHLWSTLPG
- a CDS encoding ribbon-helix-helix domain-containing protein, which codes for MKIITVKLPEQFLEAIDELVNTGRYGSRSEVIRAAIGDFIRKELWITTEE
- a CDS encoding tRNA (adenine-N1)-methyltransferase — protein: MMPLNEGDPVVIWIDPKRVYISKLERGKRLDTDKGVVFYDNLIGLEYGTSLTLKTGVKAYLLKPTIQDLYSKGLKRPSQVLYPKDIGYILTTLSLNQVKTVIEAGTGSGFLTISLALSLSENAKIYTYDIREDMQKVAKFNANVLGVQDRIVFKLKDIREGIDEKEVDAIFLDMPDPWNAIPKLYESLKPSSTIIIFVPTVNQIEKTYFAMKNSGIIDIHVEELILREYQVKENAIRPRNIGIMHTGFIIRGRKSI
- a CDS encoding V0D/AC39 family V-type ATPase subunit, coding for MSYAIYSFIHSISRTQKVSLLTKGLVNELISSESWNNVASLLKERGIIEEQPASLEDFEYMLKSRSLTLLEKIRNYFSIFRVTYNIVDLYIYMISLDELKNIIVSIVNGTGNGNSNKIRFFRKYFDQIPSSLEELMNSFKGNVYANALSYAIKDGQGKNISYLLSLLDIYFIKKLSEIIEGFKGDWKSLAENIICYYKDYYSISLAIKHKTVENTVCKIGTEILKDLSSSTSDAETLDILRRTQYSKLLNVNSTYGALASMYRIARINARKNSELVFMSSPFNPALALALAELIRLDTEDIISIANAKSLRLKEEEIKNMLSFEII
- a CDS encoding aldo/keto reductase; amino-acid sequence: MLYRRIGDTNITVSEIGIGVWSLVTDWWGADTNKAEDIIRRAYEVGINFYDTADTYGEGKGEEIIAKVLETKRDNIVILTKIGYDFYHKEGGKIRQRFDIPYLEFALKRSLERLRTDYIDILMIHNPKMNAIKNLEILSFLRSLKKDGIIRMYGVALGPTLGWEEEGIEAINMGYESLEYIYNIIEQRPGNKFLKYEKVGHIIRVPHASDVLNEDKWPLISDPKLHRSLKDIKWLNEGIKRSLKLKEFASSKGMTLSDLALKFILSNKNVSTVIPNITSINELEKYVKVENLSILTEDDLKYIGEYYRKYYEDLNEDSIKETLRYK
- a CDS encoding XTP/dITP diphosphatase; this translates as MLRRGVKIGVLTNNENKFIELKEIAKNFNIELEHLRGEKIEIQSDDLEEISRTAANLAYLIFRRPLIVDDSGLFVQALQNFPGPYTNFVKNTIGLKGILKLLEGIKDRSAYFMTALTFTDGKIIKTFIGIVKGAISEEIRGNLGFGFDPIFIPEGEKRTFAEMSLEEKNRYSHRARAFAKFAEFLESYTEKE